CAGAACCGATATGATGAGCACAATAATGGCTCCAAGGGATACACTCAGGAACATCGGCAATCTAATCCAGAGCAGACCGAGCAGTCCTAACAGCACACAAGCCACAGAAAAAAATACGGCTCTTCCCGCTGTACGCAGCATTCTCTGGAGAACCTCTTCGTCACCCAAACCTGGCTCTTCACTATTCTGACCTTGCTGGAGTTCTTCCCTGTATCTGCTGAGAATAATCAGAGCAAAGTCTATGCTGAGCGCCATTCCCACCATCGGAATAACGTTGATCACAAAGTTGGAGAGCGCCAGATGGTAACCCATCAGGGATGTAACTCCCATTGCCGTTATGACGCCGGATACTCCCATAATGACTGCAATCAGCGCTGCATAAATACCTCTGAATGCAAAACACAAAATGATGAAGGCAAGCGGCAATCCCACAACCTCTGCACGTTCCAAATCTCGAAAGCTGAGACGGTTTACATCCTGCTGGACAACGGATTCCCCTGTTATTCGGATCGTTCCCTTATCGTCGGTTCTAAGCACGGAACGCAGCTGTTCCAACGGCTCCCCCATCTTGTAAGGCGGTACATCAAACGCCAGCAAAGCGTAGGCCACATCCCCCCGCAGCATCCGGCTTCCCCGCGCTTCAAGCGGAGAGATTATGGACGTTACACTTGAAAGAGTGCGTGCCTGTTGCAGACGATCTTTAATCCAGCCCCGAAATTCAGCAGGGGTAGTGCCGTTCTTTTTTTCAAATAGAAGAATAACCGGATCAGCAGGAACGTGGAACTCTTTCTCCAGAATAAGCTCTACAGCATGAGCATCTCCATGGTTCCAATTCAATCCATGATCCTGAACAATGCCAGGCAATTTCCAGGCCCAGACGGCTGACATCCCGATGACAAACACCCAGCAGAGAATGATGAACCGCGGATATCGGCTAATGAGAACAGCAAGGCTGCGATAACCCATACCCAAGCTCCTCTGCTATCAGATTGGTAATTCCGTTTCTTCTAAATTACGCCTTGATTCACTGGTTCTCTTTCTTCAACGGGGGCAGGAACATAAGTAAAAGGAAGCAATTCCGCTGTCAGTCCCGGTCCAAATGCAAGGGCTATTCCGCTGGAAGCTTCTTTCTTTTTACGATAATCATCGCGGATGGCTTGTAAAACAAACAAAATCGTCACAGAGGATAGATTTCCATAATCCCGTAAAATGTTTCGACTGTAAGCGACCTGTTCATCTGACAGCTGGTACAGCTTCTGTACCGCATCCACAATACCTCTGCCTCCAGGGTGGATCGCCCAGATCTCCGGTAGATCGCTGCCGTTCAGCAATTGTTCAACCTCTGGGCCAAGATGTAAACCGAGCAGCTTCGGAATCTGTGGCGAGAGATACAGATCGAAACCGGTATTTCCCAATTCCCAGATCATCTCTTCCGAACAGTCTGGCAGCAACACGGAATGCCCACTACCCAATCTGAACAGTTCTTTGCCTCCTGTCCCGGACAGGCCCACAACACAGGCAGATGCGCCATCTCCGAAAAAGGACGCTGCGAACAGATCATCTCGCTTGGCGGACGGCTGAAAATGAAGGGTGCACAGCTCTACACATACGATAAGTACCTTAGCATCTTGGTCACTCGTCACAATCGAATTCGCCAACTGTATAGCCTTCAGACCCGCAGCGCATCCCTGGAACACAAGCGGAATCCGGTTAATACGCGGCGATAGTTCAAGCTGCTGAATCAGCCGAACATCTAGACCGGGCAGGAATTGCCCTGTACAACTGACGGTAATGAGATGTGTAATTTCAGAAGTCGAAACGGCGGCATCCTCGAGCGCCTGATGCGCTGCCTGAATTCCAAGTGGAACGGCTGCTTCCTTATATTTGGCCATACGTTCGGCTGTGGTCGGAACGTTATCCGTCTGGGTAAAGGGCAGATAACGGCAAGACTCTACTGGCTCCAGCAGGTTCGGTTCACAGGAATAACGCGTCTCGACACCGCACTGGTTGAATATTCGCTTGGCCCATCGTCTGGAATCCGGCTCATGCTCCAGCGCTTGTGCGAGCCGAGCAGACACATCCTTTTGCTCAATCCGGTGAACAGGCAATGCCGTTCCAATTCCCATGATACTTGCAGTTACGGTTCCATCAAGTGGGTTCATCGGCTCCAACCTCCTTATATATAAAATAGGTTCATGTCACATGTGCAGGATATAGTACAAGTCTATTCGGGGTTTGCCCTCTTTATGTTCACTAAACAAGCAAAGACGGACAACACATGCGAATTCCACACATGATTGTCCGTCTTTTTAAACAACGATACTACTTATATCTTATCCAGACCCATCCTTCAACAGGTCGTTCAGCCTGCTCAGCTGGTACTCCGGCCTGACCACCGTAAATCTCTCGCCAAGTTTGGCATAGTCATTCCCGGCCAGCCTGCTAATCGGTTTCAACTGATCCATTAATATATATTTGGTGGTAGGATCATACACGTTCTCACTGAAATGGTATTGTACAATACGAACCAGAAGCAGATCACTCACAGGTTCTCCCTCATCATTCGATATCGGAATATGCTGATACAACTTACATTCCATGCGAATGAGTGCTTCCTGTATTGCTGGTACGGAGACCACAGTACTTGGTACAGTCGTCAGATTTGTCCGTTCCAGCTCACTTTCGTGGGGCTCCAGCATGGCAGCCGTCTCGTTCATGTCAAGAGCGATCGATTCATCACAAATATGTACCACGAGTTCTTTCCTCGAAAGCACATTGCGAGCCGTATCTTTCATAACACCGTTCTTGCGTGCAATAGATATGGATAATATCGGCGGATCAGAGCTGACTACATTAAAAAAACTAAAAGGCGCTGCATTAATGACGCTGCCATCCTGTGAAAGAGTTGTCACAAATGCGATGGGGCGTGGCACCACCGACCCACTCATCAATTTATAGTTATCTCTGCCCGTCAATGCTCGCGGGTCCAAAGTATGCATCATAAGTTATCCCCTTCCGTGATCGTGAAACGAAACTCATCTCTCACGAGCTTCGCTTCATTTTAATATTATATATCGTAAAATGTTGAAATCACAAAAAAACTCCCTGGTGCTCATCGCACCAAGGAGTATTAAACATTCGGATTCGTATTTGATATTGTTTATTTTACAATACTTTTCTGAATGTCTTCCATAATTTGAAGGTTCGCTTGAACACCGCTATACAACCAGCTTCTCGAACGGGTAAATTCGAACAAGTTACCGTTTTTCACTGCCGGGATGCTTTGCCATACCGGATCTTTCAGTGCTTCTGAACCCGTACCTTCATCACTATTCACAAAGAACAAGTAGTCTGCATCCATTTCCGCCAATTTTTCCAGCGAGATGGAGGACCAGTTACCTGTCGCATTGGCAGAGATTTCTTTCACCACTTCGGGCTCAGCAAGTCCCAATTCCTTGTACATCACTTCACCACTGGATACATTGTCACTTACGATAAAGAATTTGCCGCTTACCAACCAGATAGCCGCTGCCGATTTCGTTCCACCTGTAACCGTGTTGATTTTTTCCTTGATTTCTGTGGCTTTCACTTCGTAATCATCCAGCGCTTTTTGTGCTTCATCGCCTTTATTCAGAATTTCGCCGATTTTTAGCAGGGTTTTGCGCCAATCGCTATTGATCTCATCGCCAAGTACATAAGTAGGCGCGATCTTGCTGTATTGAGCGTATTTCTCGCCTTCAACCACACTTTCGGAACCGATAATAATCAGATCCGGGTTGAAGCTTGTTACCGCTTCGAAAGGAAGATCGAAGGCAATTGTCGGAATGCCGTCCAGATCTTTTTGCAAATACTCCTGGATTCCATTGGCTACGGACCATTGGGCAACTGGCTTCACGCCGAGTGTAACCAGATTATCTTCCAGATACGAAGCGATGATCCGCTCCGGATTTGCAGGAATTTTCACTTCGTGACCCATTGCATCTGTCAATGTACGTTCTGTCGGAGCTTCTGTCTGTGTCTCCGTTGCTGTATTGTTCTCTCCTGCTGCTGTACCGTTGTCTGCTGGCTTCGATCCACATGCTGCAAGCCAGATGGACATGACCATTACGGTGATCAGAAGCATGATCATTTTTTTATTGTTCTTAAACAAGTGACTATCCCCTTTCAAGATGAACACCTCAATGGATTGAGTTGTTATGTCAGACTTAGACGTTTATACATTATTCATGCATATAATACTGGTATGTACTTTTGTCCAATTCCATTGACAATGATAATTGTTATCAACGAAGTTGTCAATGCAGCTTTTGCCTTTTAAGGACGAACGGCACCTTCAGTCGAACAATTCACATTTAGGCGGATGCCGCCATATGCTGATTCCAGAATACGACGACAGGAAGGATGTTCGTACATGGATTACGCATATAACTCAGGTTATGGAGAAGATCGCTCCTATCAGCTCCCGCCGCTGTTCCCAGGAGGCGCTCCTGGCGGTCAGCCCGCTCCAGGAATTCCCGGAGGACCCGGTTCTTATCCCCCATTCATTCCCGGCGTTCCAGGCGGAGGCACAGGGGGGCAACCTCCCTACTTTCCTGGAGGTGTCCCCGGCACGGCACCGGGTGTGCCCGCACAGTTATCACAAGGCAATCTGCCTGCCTTGCTTAGTGCCTACCCTCGCCCAGTGGGTCAGCCCTCTGCAGAGATGGTTTTCCTGTATAACCTGATCAAAAGCAGCCCGGGCCTTCTACCGCTATTTATCCAACAACAGCCACAGAATCTGACCCAAGCTGTGCAATTTGCCCAATCAGGAGTAGCAACGCCTCGTGATCCTGAGCAACGTGTACTGCAAAATTTCTGTTACAACCGTTGGTCTCTCGTATTCACGTACAATGACGTTTACTTAATGTGGCCATCCACCAATCTGTTCGGTTTTGTCATCGGTTACTTCTATCCGTTCCTGACTCCAGGTATCCTGCTTAATACACAGATTTTGTTTGCTCTCTGCTAAATCGCGTTCACATATAGAACAAGCGCCCCAAATGAAGGAACGAGCCTTCCAATTGGAGCGCTTTTTGGGATTTACATTTTTTCTTAGTGTTATTGTCAGCCAGTCTTTTTTTCTAATCAGTGCCACCACGCAAAACCAATTCACGCCAGCTGCTGTTTCCCCTGACGTTTCCCTCTCTTGCTTTTGCCTACCATTACAACATAAATCAGCAATGCACCCAGATCCGCACAAGCGATGACAATGCCCATTGGTACAGCTGTGCCTTCTCCTCCAAGACCCACAAGTGGAGCAACAATACCGCCGAACAGGAACGTCATCACTCCAATAAGTGCTGATGCACTGCCTGCTGATTTCTCCTGATTGGCCATCGCCAGTGCAAAGGAAGCCGTATTAACCAGACCCACACTGGATACCACGAGAAATAACGGGATCAGGACCGAAATCAGATTACCTCCTGCCAGAATGGCGATGAGCAGAGATGTTCCTCCCAGAGCAGCAGTTATCAGTCCTGCGCTCAACAGACGAGTTTCAGATACTTTACCCGCAAGTCTTCCGGCGATCTGACTTGCCAAAATGATACCGAGACCGTTAATGGCGAAGCAGACACTGAACATTTGCGGGGAGATGCCATATATTTTCTGAAGCACAAACGGCGAACCTGATATGTAGGCAAACATGCCAGCAGATACAAAACCTTGAGTTAAGGCGTAACCCATGAACAGACGATCCCCTGCGATTTGGCGGAATGTAACCAGCGTCTGCTTCAGTCCTCCGCTGGATCGTCGTTCTGCAGGCAGTGTCTCCCCTAGACCAACCACAACAGCAACTAAAGTCAAAATACCAATGATACTCAGCAAAATAAATACACCGCGCCACGACGTATATGCAAGCAGTTGCCCGCCGATAATTGGTGCAGCAATCGGTGCAACCCCGTTAATCAGCATTAAGAGGGAGAAGAAACGTGTTAGCTCCGGCCCGGAATACACATCCCTCACCACTGCGCGCGAGATAACGATTCCCGCTGCTCCCGCTGCCCCCTGAATGAAACGCAGCACAACAAAAGAGCCCATCGTAGGGCTGACCAGGCAGAGTATGGAAGCGATCGTATAGAGAATAAGACCCGCAATAAGAGGCGTACGACGACCACGCACATCACTTAGAGGTCCAGCCAGCAGCTGCCCTGCGGCCAGTCCGACCATACATGCCGTTAGACTGAGCTGGGCATAAGAAGTGGATGATTGAAATTCATCGGCCAGTGTGGGCAGTGCTGGCAAATACATATCCAGGGACAGCGGCCCAAAGGCCGACAGTGTCCCTAAAATCAATGCCATACGTACACGGGATGTAGAATGGGTGCTTAATGAAGCTGGTGAGCTTTTCATATGAATAATATATTCCTTTCCCTGCGGTAGTTCACGTTTCCTTATTGTTCCCCGTTTCCTAACAGCTTGAGCAGGTTGGAAGGCAGTGTAAACTGTTGATTGTTAATGATAATCCGGCGCAATTCTTCTTCATCACGCTCGT
Above is a window of Paenibacillus sp. E222 DNA encoding:
- a CDS encoding type III polyketide synthase; amino-acid sequence: MNPLDGTVTASIMGIGTALPVHRIEQKDVSARLAQALEHEPDSRRWAKRIFNQCGVETRYSCEPNLLEPVESCRYLPFTQTDNVPTTAERMAKYKEAAVPLGIQAAHQALEDAAVSTSEITHLITVSCTGQFLPGLDVRLIQQLELSPRINRIPLVFQGCAAGLKAIQLANSIVTSDQDAKVLIVCVELCTLHFQPSAKRDDLFAASFFGDGASACVVGLSGTGGKELFRLGSGHSVLLPDCSEEMIWELGNTGFDLYLSPQIPKLLGLHLGPEVEQLLNGSDLPEIWAIHPGGRGIVDAVQKLYQLSDEQVAYSRNILRDYGNLSSVTILFVLQAIRDDYRKKKEASSGIALAFGPGLTAELLPFTYVPAPVEEREPVNQGVI
- a CDS encoding flavin reductase family protein translates to MHTLDPRALTGRDNYKLMSGSVVPRPIAFVTTLSQDGSVINAAPFSFFNVVSSDPPILSISIARKNGVMKDTARNVLSRKELVVHICDESIALDMNETAAMLEPHESELERTNLTTVPSTVVSVPAIQEALIRMECKLYQHIPISNDEGEPVSDLLLVRIVQYHFSENVYDPTTKYILMDQLKPISRLAGNDYAKLGERFTVVRPEYQLSRLNDLLKDGSG
- a CDS encoding iron-hydroxamate ABC transporter substrate-binding protein, whose product is MFKNNKKMIMLLITVMVMSIWLAACGSKPADNGTAAGENNTATETQTEAPTERTLTDAMGHEVKIPANPERIIASYLEDNLVTLGVKPVAQWSVANGIQEYLQKDLDGIPTIAFDLPFEAVTSFNPDLIIIGSESVVEGEKYAQYSKIAPTYVLGDEINSDWRKTLLKIGEILNKGDEAQKALDDYEVKATEIKEKINTVTGGTKSAAAIWLVSGKFFIVSDNVSSGEVMYKELGLAEPEVVKEISANATGNWSSISLEKLAEMDADYLFFVNSDEGTGSEALKDPVWQSIPAVKNGNLFEFTRSRSWLYSGVQANLQIMEDIQKSIVK
- a CDS encoding multidrug effflux MFS transporter; the encoded protein is MKSSPASLSTHSTSRVRMALILGTLSAFGPLSLDMYLPALPTLADEFQSSTSYAQLSLTACMVGLAAGQLLAGPLSDVRGRRTPLIAGLILYTIASILCLVSPTMGSFVVLRFIQGAAGAAGIVISRAVVRDVYSGPELTRFFSLLMLINGVAPIAAPIIGGQLLAYTSWRGVFILLSIIGILTLVAVVVGLGETLPAERRSSGGLKQTLVTFRQIAGDRLFMGYALTQGFVSAGMFAYISGSPFVLQKIYGISPQMFSVCFAINGLGIILASQIAGRLAGKVSETRLLSAGLITAALGGTSLLIAILAGGNLISVLIPLFLVVSSVGLVNTASFALAMANQEKSAGSASALIGVMTFLFGGIVAPLVGLGGEGTAVPMGIVIACADLGALLIYVVMVGKSKRGKRQGKQQLA